In Oxalobacteraceae bacterium OTU3CINTB1, the sequence AATCGACGCGGATCAATTCCCGATGCGATCATGGCATCGATCCGTTCCCGCAAGAAAGCGATGACTTCGGCAACCACGTCGGTGTACGACGGCGCCAGCTGCATATGTTGCGGATCGGATTGCATGTGCATGATACACAGCGCGCAGTCGCTGTCGCGCACCGCCTCCAGCGCGCCCGGCGCGCGGAAGCCGTTGATGTCGTTGATCATGTCGACGCCGGCGATGATGGCTTCGCGCATCACCTGCGGCTTGTAGGTGTCGACCGAAATCGCCGGCCCCTGGTCGCGCAGCGCGTACAGCACCGGCATCACGCGGCGCAGCTCGTCTTCCAGCGGCAGCGGCGGCGCGCCAGGGCGGCTCGATTCGCCGCCGACGTCGATGATGTCGACACCGTCGATTATCATTTGCTCGGCGTGCGAGATGGCGAACTCCAGCGACTGGTAGTGGCCGCCGTCGGAAAACGAATCGGGGGTGACGTTAAGGATGCCCATCACGCGGGCGCGCGCGGCGTCGCCTTGCAAGGGGTAATTGA encodes:
- the folP gene encoding dihydropteroate synthase, whose protein sequence is MRSTLQFGRFNYPLQGDAARARVMGILNVTPDSFSDGGHYQSLEFAISHAEQMIIDGVDIIDVGGESSRPGAPPLPLEDELRRVMPVLYALRDQGPAISVDTYKPQVMREAIIAGVDMINDINGFRAPGALEAVRDSDCALCIMHMQSDPQHMQLAPSYTDVVAEVIAFLRERIDAMIASGIDPRRLCIDPGFGFGKTVEHNYALLRATRRLIAELDMPLLAGLSRKSMVGAVTGKPVEQRMAGSVGGALAAVAHGAVIVRVHDVAETVDALKVWQAAH